In Cryptomeria japonica chromosome 1, Sugi_1.0, whole genome shotgun sequence, the sequence GCATGATCTGTAGTCCCTGTAAGCTTTTCACACGAGAGATTGCCACGAACATTAGACATGTTCTTTCTATTGGCCCTATATCAATGGTAGCCTTTTGAAGAGTGAGCCCTTGAGATTTGTGTATCGTTAGTGCCCATGCCAATCGCAATGGTATTTGAGAAGAACCACCTCTTTTGATTTTTGGAATTGGAATTGTAGATGGATGACGATCATTAAATGGAAGTCCAGAGTAATTGTCAAATTCAACTAACACGTATGTTGGTGGTTGAGGTGGTGCACTTTCGGGTTTATATACAATCTGTGTAATATTTCGTAAAGCTCCATTGACAAGTCTTGCTTCTACCCACATATTTGATGTCAACATTGTTCTAGCATTTTTGGATAATAATAATTCTACATCAATTTCATCATCCATTGCACTTTCGTTGGTAGTAACATTTCATACTTTTGTTGCAATGTTGTGTGCAACTGGAttttgtaatgattctatttttTTCTTGTGGTTGTGAACATTGTCGTTTGTTAAAAATAAATGTACACGACTATCAAATTATTGGTTGCTTGTTGAATCAACTGTCGTAGAAGACCTTGTCATCAGTAGCATCCAATCATCCAATGTAGGTTTTGCATCTCTTATGTTCATTAACAATTCTCGAAAGCGTTCTTGGTCATTGTTTTGTCCATCTTGTTGAAAGATATGATCCAAAGTAATAATAGTTCTAAACTGTTCCCACAATAGTTTGGCCCGTCTTCTACTATTATATGGCGGCCTATCGTTAACTAGAGGCAATTGTCCAAGATCGCCAACCATAGTCAAAGATACTCCTGAACATTTTTGTGAACTATTAATTATGTTAATTtgtatctgatgctctgcaaaaaggattataaaatttgtttgatggcaacacacacaagaacataagaaacaaacattagtgttagcaacaaaagattatcttaaacaggcatatcaagagagatattaagcatgaaatagaaagcatacaaacatagaata encodes:
- the LOC131857402 gene encoding uncharacterized protein LOC131857402, which codes for MDDEIDVELLLSKNARTMLTSNMWVEARLVNGALRNITQIVYKPESAPPQPPTYVLVEFDNYSGLPFNDRHPSTIPIPKIKRGGSSQIPLRLAWALTIHKSQGLTLQKATIDIGPIERTCLMFVAISRVKSLQGLQIMPPFNYDRYKKLKKGKQVFNRKREEKKASIH